A genomic region of Paroedura picta isolate Pp20150507F chromosome 4, Ppicta_v3.0, whole genome shotgun sequence contains the following coding sequences:
- the SRPK1 gene encoding SRSF protein kinase 1 isoform X2, which yields MALSKTLGLSSEIPSSMGVRASCRPETQHRGPTSHSENDQPEQEEEILGSDDDEQEDPNDYCKGGYHLVKIGDLFNGRYHVIRKLGWGHFSTVWLSWDIQGKRFVAMKVVKSAEHYTETALDEIKLLKSVRNTDPDDPSRERVVQLLDDFKISGVNGSHICMVFEVLGHHLLKWIIKSNYQGLPLLCVKRIIHQVLQGLDYLHTKCRIIHTDIKPENILLCVNDQYIRRLAAEATEWQRSGAPPPSGSAVSTAPQPKPADKMSKNKKKKLKKKQKRQAELLEKRIQEIEEMEKEGSPRQAQPDEQQEIPRPLELLLKESPPDEGLPGKTDLISLVPEQTILMEGVVEKCVTEINCNGVMQMNTFSDSNSQASVRCEEDLHNANDCGSPIQEQQEKEEESCTYDQSNGGSEARIQEAISDSCVPLISEVLDSMVCQAASSEEQYFNEQQISNLQESIRAEIPSEDENENNGTSESSKGKSAAGNFLLNPLEPGNADKLKVKIADLGNACWVHKHFTEDIQTRQYRSLEVLIGAGYSTPADIWSTACMAFELATGDYLFEPHSGEDYSRDEDHIALIIELLGKIPRKLIVAGKYSKEFFTKKGDLKHITKLKPWGLFEVLVEKYEWSQDEAAAFTDFLLPMLELNPEKRATAAQCLRHPWLNS from the exons ACCTGAAACTCAACATCGAGGCCCTACTTCCCATTCAGAGAATGACCAgcctgaacaagaagaagaaatccTGGGATCAGATGATGATGAGCAGGAAGATCCCAATGATTACTGCAAAG GAGGTTACCATCTTGTAAAAATAGGAGATCTATTCAATGGAAGATACCATGTGATCCGGAAGCTGGGATGGGGACATTTTTCTACAGTGTGGTTGTCTTGGGACATCCA GGGAAAGAGGTTTGTGGCAATGAAAGTTGTAAAAAGTGCTGAACATTATACAGAAACAGCACTGGATGAAATCAAGCTGCTGAAATCT GTACGGAATACTGACCCAGATGATCCAAGCAGAGAGAGGGTGGTTCAGCTATTAGATGATTTCAAAATCTCTGGAGTGAATGGTTCCC ATATTTGTATGGTGTTTGAAGTTTTAGGGCATCATCTCCTGAAATGGATCATCAAATCAAATTATCAGGGGCTTCCATTGCTCTGTGTAAAAAGAATCATTCACCAG GTTTTGCAAGGGCTGGATTATTTACACACAAAGTGTAGGATTATCCATACGGATATTAAACCAGAAAACATCTTGTTGTGTGTTAATGACCAGTATATCCGCAGGCTGGCTGCAGAGGCAACAGAGTGGCAGAGATCAGGAGCCCCCCCACCGTCTGGCTCTGCAG TGAGTACTGCACCACAGCCCAAACCA GCTGACAAAATGTccaaaaataagaaaaagaaattgaaaaaaaaacagaaacgaCAAGCGGAGCTGCTGGAGAAACGCATCCAAGAAATcgaggaaatggagaaggaaggaagccctCGGCAGGCGCAGCCCGACGAGCAGCAAGAGATTCCAAGACCCCTTGAGCTACTCCTAAAAGAGAGCCCCCCAGATGAAGGGCTGCCAGGAAAGACAG atcTTATCTCACTTGTACCCGAGCAAACTATCTTAATGGAGGGAGTTGTTGAAAAATGTGTAACAGAAATCAATTGCAATGGTGTAATGCAAATGAATACCTTCTCAGACTCCAACAGTCAAGCTTCAGTGAGATGTGAGGAGGACCTTCATAATGCCAATGACTGCGGCAGTCCCATTCAGGAGcaacaggagaaggaggaggagagctgtacTTATGACCAAAGTAATGGTGGGTCCGAGGCCAGGATACAGGAAGCAATATCAGATTCATGCGTGCCATTGATTTCAGAAGTTCTAGATTCAATGGTATGCCAGGCAGCCTCAAGTGAAGAGCAGTATTTCAACGAGCAGCAGATCAGCAACTTGCAAGAGAGCATTCGAGCAGAAATACCTTCAGAGGATGAGAATGAGAACAATGGAACTTCAGAGAGCAGCAAAG GAAAATCTGCTGCTGGGAATTTCCTCCTTAATCCTCTTGAGCCTGGGAATGCTGATAAACTCAAAGTGAAGATAGCTGATCTAGGAaatgcttgctgggtg catAAACACTTCACTGAGGACATTCAGACACGGCAATACCGATCCTTGGAAGTTCTGATTGGAGCAGGCTATAGCACCCCAGCAGACATTTGGAGTACAGCCTGTATG GCCTTTGAATTGGCTACGGGTGATTATCTCTTTGAGCCTCATTCTGGTGAAGACTACTCACGGGATGAAG ATCACATTGCATTGATAATAGAACTTCTGGGGAAAATACCTCGCAAACTGATTGTGGCTGGAAAATACTCAAAGGAGTTTTTCACCAAAAAAG GTGACCTGAAGCACATCACCAAATTGAAGCCATGGGGCCTCTTTGAGGTTCTGGTGGAGAAATACGAGTGGTCCCAAGATGAAGCAGCTGCATTCACAGACTTCTTGTTACCGATGCTGGAGCTGAATCCTGAGAAGAGAGCGACAGCAGCGCAGTGTCTCAGGCACCCCTGGCTCAACTCTTAA